TATGACATGCCAGTTGCATTCGTGGGAGCACCGTGTCTACCAAGCATCGTGGTGAGCATTTGCGCTTGGTGACCACAGATCCCGTAGCAGTTTCCTCCCGGTCAACATAGGTGAGATGCGACAcggtggcgtggtgcctgacagtgtagacCAACATTGGGCAGTAGTTTTGAAGCACTTTTCTGAATCTATGACCTGACAGGCATGGATGCATGGTTCTTGGGGACCTAATCCTAaatggagcagtaggaatatgaGTACAGTCACATCaatgccgctaaaaagatcacggtTGAGTGAATTAAGCTCTCAATGAATCTGGGAAGCAACTTATAATAACAGaatatgtgcataaataataaaacattatttgatttacgtaaattgtgaacattacaaaaaattaaagtgaaagtttggtttatccgtgttttctgattatttgtgcagcctctccccatcattatcctggataatcaggagtttgctgtattggaaaaaataagtgatattcGATATACATCATTTTGATGAATGATTTTCAAGGAATCTTCAGAATTTGCTATAAAGACTTTCACTGCAATATACAAATTAATCAGCTGTCAAATGGTGTCTGTGAATGAAGATGTATTTCTAGTGAGAGGCTGAATCCCAGGGCACGTTGTGGCTGTTAGGTAAATCTCTGCAATCTGATGGAGGCAATAACTCATAGTTGCTGAATTGGGCCCTGAGCTATACATAAATCTGTTGACGTCTTAGACTTATCAAGAGGGTAGCAGCTTTTGCAgttttttgtctttaaatttgaGATGGTGCTGTTATTTGAATCTTCATTGATGATTGTGTGAAGTAATGTTCTGAGGTTAATTTTAGAATTTATCTTGTGTCAAAATAAGGATTCGTAAACAAAATTCCTGTGATATGtctgaaaaaatactgaaatctcCTATTAGCTTTGGAAAGTTCATGACTCTTGAAAATGTTTCATAAGGGAAATGCTAATGGTCTGCTAATGTCTGATCCTGGGGATTATAAAGTAAACTTTATCACAAAGTTCGACTGATAAGCAACAGTGTTTGTACACTAACTAACGGCATTTTATAACACACTACGTAATGGTGTTTTTGAAGGTGGATATACACGTCATAAACATTGCACTATGTTTAAGTTCTCCTACtttgtgcccaagagcgtcaattatagGTGCTTCTtgcttcagtaggagatactggGGTTTCCACgaaacatcatataataagcttcattcctatggaatcatggtgacccactcattactgcTCGTAAATTGTGATCGTTATGTCTTCTTCTTACAAACATTCCatttaccaactttcagagatacgaacattagaaaaattcaagcgtgcccaaaatttcgaatttggcacctttgtATGTAGTTGGCCGATGCGACGCAGTGTGATATAAAGGAACTCGCACTGTGGGCACATTCTGAGCAGTGTCAATTAAATCCTTTGTTAAGTAAGTAACTGCTCAGCATTTAACCCGATCTTCCTTCCCGCAGACAGGTCATTTTATTCGGCTCCATCCGCGTCGCTCGCGAAGCTAGATTAGTTCATCACAATCTTAAgctaatgcaaaattgtaatgcagagTTGCATTCAGCAGGATAACCACACACTTTTATGACCTCAAGGACCGAATTTTGATTGTTTTGGCTTATGCTTTTGTATTTGTGAAATAATGTGTGCCAAAATCAGATCTACCCCTCAGAATACAACCGTGCTCCGTCTAGGTATGACCCACACATCTTACTTCCCGTTCTACAACAGGGTGTCCAGTGACTGGGAAAATCTGGAATTGTGGGTGAATTTTTAGTCCCTaaactaaaaattcacgcacTAGAATTATTCTTGAAGTTTAGTTCCAACCTGGAATTGCTAAAtctttgatttcaatttcatttcacataaatttttgccagttcaacacccattttcttgtctaaaatgtgtttgtcgtaaATTTAAGTGCTGtagcttagtagaatttttacagccgtattgaaacgtggaatgtcagacatcatctggaatataaaattaatctggaattttgttaaatttccCTGCAAAactgggaatagggtagtttccttcatcaaagaaaacgataggcattgattgcgattcgttacccaccattagtgtattcataatacacaaattatttggtttttgaaataccggtttagacgaatggcaagggtcaaattttatcctcatttgaaaaaggccagattggcgcccatgcgattccactccgcgtgacgtcacagggacctagtttctacacgagaggataggagttatacatcgtctgaggttaccaatgcatgcatgaggcacagagctcagggaaacatgtcttaataatcacctattaaaactggctaaggtcggaaagttttcttcgattgataaggtattaataaaccttttttaagccaagcgctaccattcagcaaggtactcagctatccgctagcatcctgcgtcctatcagcgctcagagcctcaatcaaggtcacttcacaaggagagagggggaaccagaaatgcgtcgcacggactttcctacttacgcgtcgcgtttttgcgcgcttgaaatttttcacttttcatttaatcgcgaaaaatagatatcgtcatttaaaaatctaaaagcgcgaaatacgtactccaggagtaataatctttcgatttaggcaataaaaaaataataggaaaccaccctattatacatgattttttttgctgtgaTTGGCTGGACACCTTGGACAAACTTCTCTTTCACCATTGGAAATGCATTTgggtatttgaaaatttaattttccttgtgGAAGAGgttttatttaacgatttttatgCTTGGCTTTTACTGCAAACAGAATCTTTATACCGGCTTTTTATATGTACTGATTTTTGTCCCTTATTTATTCCGTGTGGTGAAGATTTTATTTACCACAATCTAAGAGCCCCAATTATCATGCAGATACATAACATTTTGTGGTTCCATTTTAGTTACCTTTTTGCAGCTTTTCTCTATGAAATTGTACTTCTTACTGTGCAATTACCTTGGGGATGCGTGAACCTACTCCCTTTTCTCTCTTTCATTGTGTTGTATTTTCATGTAAACTAGTTTAATATGCATGTAAaccatattaataaattttttcagaCCTATTGACTCTCATCCCAATGTGTATCATCCTGAAACATAAATATCTGCATTGTTATTGCTATTTAGTTTTCAAGAAAAGAGAGGATGCTCAATAATTTCACCATCTTCATTGTCACaatcttctttttccattctaATGAACAGCAATGGTTCTAGAAAAGAAATGTTTGCAGAATCATGCAGCCAGCAGAGCAAGAAAAGGGAATTCACAGAACTGCCTTCATACATTTGCTGTTATTCATTTTAACACCACCATCTTGAAAGCCTCAGTGATTCTGTCATGGGTGATTCTACCCACCTTTTGTTTGTCTGTACATCTGCGCAAGAACAATCAGGCATGAAATTTATCTTCAGGTTTTCAATCAACCCATTCAGTTCAAAGTGACCTGCTGTTAAGTGCCTCCCTTGTTTATTTGCTTGGAATGTCTACTGGTAGATAGCATGAAGGCAGACGTAGCTGTCATATCAAAACTGCCTCAGTTACTTAAAATATCATTGATTTACTCACAGGTTACTGTTGAATTTGAATTTGATATAGTTTTATAATCAATGATTATTTGTGCTCAAGGTTTGTATAattctttgtttttctttctctacATAGGCATTTTATTTAGATGCTGCTCGTCTTTTACCTGAAGAAAATACTCAAATTCAAGACTTGATAACTGAAAGAGAAATTCGGCTTCATGTGTCACCAGAAGAGTTAGAAATTCTGAGAGAATAGTAAAGTAAAATGAAgtcagttttttatttcattgaaagaatttcaGTGCATAGTAAAGAGAAcaacattttatgaaattttaatgcacaGTTATTCACATCAGTtgtttcaatgaaagaaaatgttGTTCTAAATGTTATTTATTGTTGAGAAATGTTAATATCAATGTATATAACCTGTGCTGTAATGTGATCAGTTTCAGTCCTCAGGatgcattgtaaatatttttgtatgttatcATAAATTTGTACTAATTCAATAAATGTGTACTGATGGAATATCCAAGTTCAAtgattcataattttcttaaacctAAACCCAACCCTCTGCATTGATGAGATGGCTTAATTGCTCTGAATAACCATGCACTTAAACTTGGGAAAGGTATTAAAAGTGAATGTTTCAGGGTTTAAGATTATCATTTATCCAGTCAATATACTTTGAAACATATGTAAAAACTTCTGGGAATCCAGGCTCTGCACACTTGTAAGTCCAAGAGGATATTCCAATGACTTTTCCTTTGATGAATAATGGACTTCCTGTGTCAAACTGAAAGATGAGAATATCTTAATTATTGCTTGAGCAATATTTGTGACCATCATGTTatgctataaaattttaatgttcctTGATGGTTAATtatactagggatgagtcgattccaaatgtcgattctcgattccaccgattctcgggcacggaattgAGAATCGGTCGCCTAAAGTTGATTCCGATTCCATTGATTCCATGTTTTAAGCATAGACTATAAGATTGGGGCATGAAGGTTGCCACACACCTAAGCAGCCACGGTGTCAGCTTTGCCCACGCAGAGGATACGCCCAGCACgagggtgctgcgacgaacatacctaagcggccttggaaaacatgaaaatgttggcaagagcgacaaaccgaggAACCCTGAAATGGCatgtgttcatgagcaactctcagagaaaaaaattggaaaccacgggatcgggaagcaatgcacctgtttttcgttcttttattaaccgctggtcgcggtaaatcaaattattgcgattatgaatcaccattggagaattcatctggaccaccaattttaaggtatgatagatcgaaatatatattttttattttcgaatgatatttgaagtttGATGATATGTAATGAAAACGTGCacagagcgagttttcctgtgaaaaaaaagtttcttataaattcACGAAGAGAGCAGGTttttttatgtaactttttttcatagactaacacgcgtctgtgtcaatgataaaaatttagacacattcgcgtttttacatcccagtttcatcaatgcaacccttgatgAAAGTTgacggcctccgggcggactcgacaggttgcgttttGCCGCCACcacgcacccgccaggctgctctggtatgtatggatgcaatgaacgctacattattgtttagccacctcTGCCAAACGACTGTAGCCACCAtggctattgttattttattccattcaattcttaaattttaatgacagcaaggcaacagataaatcaatatcccacctattagaaggaataagaatcgggaatcgatttgaaggaatcggaatcgaaaaaaagtggaatcgactcatccctaaattATACATATCTTTACCGATAGTCCTTGGTATTCAAGGTAGTTGATCAAATCTTTTGGTATTGAAGCATTCATATTCACAGAATGTGGTACTATGGAACCACATCTGATTTGAATTGTGTGATATGTTTTTAATGCTTCTCAATAGTTAATTAGATGTACTTTGACtgataatattttgctttatatatttttaagcaatatAAAGAATGGGTCTCTAGAGTTAAGCTGGTTAGTAGTTCTAAGGTAacaaaaatattgtgatattATGATCttaaataccgtatatgtctgaatatattcccccctttttttccaaaaatgcctgtggtaaaagtaaagggggggacaatattcaaacgtatttttttaatttttcccgaaactgaagcctcaaaattaggaggggggggactatattcagatggggactatatttggagaaatacggtatatgtTTTAATAGAAAAGTCCAAATCTCCACTGTGGATAGCCTTGAGTTTTCTATTGATAATCATAATCAATTTTAGAGCTTGATTaaattgaaagaatataaaataaggTTGTAGTAACCAAGTTTGATGGAGACTTTACTTTAGTGGTCAGcttatatatatgtacatacatgtATTTTGGCTGAATGATGTTATCAATAGAAATGTttgggaaaatgttaaattatcCAAAGGTTAATTAAAAACTATGCATGTATCTTCTTTGTGTATACTGACCAACTATCCTCCCGTTCAATTCGTAAATCTCCAATGCAAACCAGCTATTGCAGGCAAATTAAAATTCTCAAGGTATGATCTTTATAGGCACTGAATGCATATTACTCATGTTCCCTCGATGATTAAAGAGTCATGGACTGTGATACAGTTGTCAAAACTGTGATTGCCAgtctcttttgacataaaataggaGCAGATCTTTGAATTGACATTGATGATAGCCATCTGCATGTTGTCgaatgggctccgggatatctaaatacGATGTAATATGATGTTCTTCCACTGAGAAAGAATACTCTCACCCACCATCATGTCAGGGAAAACACTTCCTTGGTTCTTTTATGATTCATCCAtagaaactgaccttggaatggattatagaaaaaATCTTTGGGTGAACTGCGCAAATAATATAGGGCCTTCTCTTTTGAAGGGAAAGTAGTGGACtggataaatattgaaataacaatGGACTTCCCatagagagtagagttgaaagttGAAAGGTGCATAAGCTAtcaatgaaaaacattcccagaaAACCATCATAGTAGgggccctcggagaataactcgtgtcatcagtaaTCATCGAAGTCAGGTTCAAGAAGTGAAAGATAAGGTTTTTActggttattaagggatgactgaACTCCATTAGAtcaaatatgatataaaaagtgtttgaataagaagGGGAACGAAAAATTACGTGAAGACAAATAACTTTGCTTGCAAGTTGAAGGTGCCAGCGCTACATGCGCAGAAGAATGCTGATGAAGAATCATACCCTTGGTTCAATCCATTAgtgctaaaatttcatgagaattatTTTGTTGCTGAccagaaattcaaagattttgttAATCATTTTAACCaaccataataaaaaaacattaaatcgggCAAAATAATATCGAACAGCAAAACTTTTATGACCTCAGTTATGAaatgaaaaccctaaaaatagattctaaatgcggaaaaacattCAATGTGAAAACGTTTAATCCGGACCCAACTGTACACATCAATGGCTGACTTCTAACGgcacatatctcaaaatttggccggtttgagacaggtatcttaaacaaagtgtaatgacatttaaaaaataaaattcaagcaaaacacaactctttgtttgcaaatgtatgcttctttttcagttttatgaatttttggttttttatttcagtggacaattaaaaaaataaattgtttcttttgctctcctgaaaagttgctatttttgagatacgtgtagaacttaaccattgatatattttttgaatcCCCCAAAAACTTTTGCTTCGCCTCCATTTGTCTTAGTAGCTCATCTTGCACTAAGCATCTTCATTATGTGTGGCTCTGTTGACAACATTTCATTTGGAGAATAATTGCATTTgaacttaaaatattaataattgctaGAACATATTTACTGTTTTTCTCTACTGGAGTGAGACAAATTGCTCTTACCCCACAGAATCCGCGTCCTTCCATGCCAGCACAGAGTTGTGTGTCATGGACATTCAGGCCAAAATTGGAATTGTATATGGTGTTGCACTGGTCATGGTTGCTGACTGCTATGTTTGCTTTCTCTAAAACATTGGTCGGAAGCCCTTCATACTGTAAGTGAAAGTACGTACACGTATATATTGTCTGGGAATGAATGATACTGTAATTTACTGCATTCTTTTCATTTATCTGCTAGGTGTAACCTCTTTTCACCTAGAATTGGAACCATTTTGTTGGCCAGGGACCAAGCTTCCAATCCTGGTGGTTTGCATTTCGGTTCaagtaatttgaatttttcatgcatgcTTGTGACAAGCCTAATGAAATGAGGTgagtttttttaatcaacttgAGATTATTATTTATATGCATCCAATTGGGTGAATAAGCTTAAGCTTACCAATGTAGAGATTAAATTTTACCAAtacttttaaaatagaaatacatacatatatcagATAGTTGATTAGTTAGTTGTGGAAAAATCTATTTCTGTGGTTTAATTAGCTTGCAGTTTTTGAAATTCCAATGTTGATGCTGCCTGTGGGCATTGGTTGTGGTAGTGACAATTAGGAGTTAAAAGTTGTGAAGGCAAAActtctggaaaaaaattcagaGGATCTTGTTTGGGATTCAGGTGTACCTACTAATATTTCTGAAAAGTGTGATGAAAGTGGGAAACTAAGGAAGTTACCTGGAGTGTAAAAATCAATCACCCCCTTATTCAACCCTATTTACCACCTCTGGTAATTTATGCACATACATAGTATGTACatattcaaaattacaaaattagtACTAGAAAGAGCAAAATCCTCAGGAAAACTGTTACTACTGTAAGGGATTGGCTTTAATTCATGAATTCCAATTAGAGAATTCCAAGTATCCATCAAGTGAAAATGATGAAGTGGACTTGATACACATATTCTCATACTCTTTGTCTTCATTTGAATTAATTGTATTAGTGGGCATTATTACCAAAATACTAATTTTTGTAATACATTTATGTTTACTTTCACCAATTTTTGCTTTGTCAGTCAAATAGTTCCCTCTTTAATCCTTCTTTATATGATAATTCTTCATCTTATTTAGTTTTTCAATCATATTGTCTCCCTTCTATGAAAACAAGTGTACAACCTCTTCCTGTATTCAACAGCTTGCGTTACTAGTAAGAAGTAGCTGCAGCAAACAATTAAAGCTACTTTAATTGTATTGTCCTCTAAGCCACTTTAGTCATAATGACACGAAGAGCATCATTTGGGAACCTCAtgatatttctaggtccgacagaagtggcAAATTAAAAGAGATCTTTTGCCTAATGGATACGtgcaagaattcatttttcccccaagCAATGaagggcttaaataaatgctatatGGAACTCAGtgtgtgcatttatttttccttttttttgttaggGACTTGCGTCACATGCCCAGCAAAGTGGCTTGCTGGGTTGGACACAAACCtatatatgtacttatatatacGTAATACCAGAGAGGAGTACTAATGAGGTTGTACTAATATGTAGGTACTTCTTCATGTCCCAGATCTTTCTTGATTTTCAGCCAGCATAAGAGAATAGTTTTGATAAATGAGCGCTTCATACCTTATTTGAACCATATCCAATCACTGTTGCCATATCCCCCTCATTTATTCCTTCACTAGGGTCTGCCAATTTTCCAGCCTGATTTATGCTTCCAAGTTTAATTGGTGGTGTTACCTTCATTAAGAAGatacatataaattaatatttaagtactttaaaaaattataaattaaagcaGGTGCATTCCAGGTAGCAGTTTCCTTAGTATCTCATTTGTATCTGTATACCATCCAGTAACAAACTACTTCTTACTACTCTTGGTATATTTTGTATCTAGATACCATTTAAGTAAAAAGCATGtataaatgagataaatatatattgggCAAATGACAGCCAGGATATAAAAGAAGCAATTCAGAAATTGCCTCCAAGTAAGTTTCATGATGCATTATGTCAGATACATATATAGAATGTGATTTGGTATCTTGTTGTATTGTTTAAAAAGTGGATATTATGCAGCATTGtgagaattatttatttgtactttaatgaaatatgaatgctGTACGTAAAGCTATTTACTTAATTGCctggataaattaaaatttccagcaCATACATATTTCTAATTACCtgctgaaatttatttgaaaaatttagtacTTAACTTCTCTAGCCCATGCTTTAGtacaatattaatacattttgtaTCTAGGTAGGACAATGGATGTGCCATCTGGGATACTAAT
The DNA window shown above is from Ischnura elegans chromosome 4, ioIscEleg1.1, whole genome shotgun sequence and carries:
- the LOC124157851 gene encoding trypsin-3-like; translated protein: MKHIVAILFLGLALSIQGRPNNEPYIIGGVPVEPREFPEMVSIQIDGMPRCGGTILSEGWIMTIAHCMVYDMHDYAVVAGSDNLDKDQGTRHSVNKIIIHQNYSKEDSWRNDIALVSVTPPIKLGSINQAGKLADPSEGINEGDMATVIGYGSNKYEGLPTNVLEKANIAVSNHDQCNTIYNSNFGLNVHDTQLCAGMEGRGFCGFDTGSPLFIKGKVIGISSWTYKCAEPGFPEVFTYVSKYIDWINDNLKP